ctaaacttatcttatttttccatgtaacaacagacgcaagcacaagagaagattcctctatcccAAGATGATCCTCTTGGTTCATTACagctacttgctgacatccttcaagataagcctttggaggttgaatattattctaatgtatttgggagagtCTCTGAGGTCCCATTATACCTTCATAGCTCAGATGTCAAAGAGCTTGCTTCaggaacacaagagttgaatattacaattattcagctatggatgatgtaagtctatgagcaattatttatatagaaaattgatccccaatccattcacgaatcaaatgattttgatcacaTCAAAACAAATCTCATAAGAAATTTTGCaagcggcaagaaaatatatttttgccttatatatccggataagtgaactttgttaacataataaagttccatatgtgattttaaaatataatagttaagttattatgaatttcaggcaccattggcagcttcttgttatttctatGCACGAGAGCTATGCTTtatggttctgctcattgcacaggcCTCCTCCCACAAATCTCAGACAACTAGTTGATttgtaagaacctcaatgtttggactttcttttttatataaatgaatgctaaaactctttttttatatatagttctattccagcaagtatgatgatggttgggagatcaattaCAAACACTAGAAAGATtgcatggatttctctcaagtTTGACATATGTTAAAGCCATagtttcttatagttgttttgttttaatgtttttcactaactatttacaattgtgatgatatattgtagtgtaacaaacaaagtgggtcatatgagtgcggatactatgtaatgtattggatgaacCATATTATTCGTTCTCATATCACAAGaggctgggaaacggtaatatttaaatctaa
This genomic interval from Vigna radiata var. radiata cultivar VC1973A chromosome 8, Vradiata_ver6, whole genome shotgun sequence contains the following:
- the LOC106772423 gene encoding uncharacterized protein LOC106772423 isoform X2, with product MRSMPSPVQEHLYLPQRERKLFSTAVPGDDMDDASPCLLYILDDTEIVLVARGIMFKAATVVHDMVLSEDEVKVSVDEMIIPDAEVPLSTYEIFTVEQAFKSFIAWPKHLIGSVFDPLTQAQEKIPLSQDDPLGSLQLLADILQDKPLEVEYYSNVFGRVSEVPLYLHSSDVKELASGTQELNITIIQLWMMHHWQLLVISMHESYALWFCSLHRPPPTNLRQLVDFSIPASMMMVGRSITNTRKIAWISLKFDIC
- the LOC106772423 gene encoding uncharacterized protein LOC106772423 isoform X3, which gives rise to MRSMPSPVQEHLYLPQRERKLFSTAVPGDDMDDASPCLLYILDDTEIVLVARGIMFKAATVVHDMVLSEDEVKVSVDEMIIPDAEVPLSTYEIFTVEQAFKSFIAWPKHLIGSVFDPLTQAQEKIPLSQDDPLGSLQLLADILQDKPLEVEYYSNVFGRVSEVPLYLHSSDVKELASGTQELNITIIQLWMMHHWQLLVISMHESYALWFCSLHRPPPTNLRQLVDFVTNKVGHMSADTM